The DNA sequence TATAGACTCATGCGTTACTGGCCCACACTCGTCATGGCACTCGTACTGGCTGGGCTCGGCCTGTACCTCTATGCCATCGAACTCCCGCAACAAGAGTCGCACGAGCAGCAAGAGACTGCCGACAAGAAGGTCCTGCTCCTTGACCAGCAAACCCTCACAGGGCTCACAGTCAAAACCGACCGGCACGAACTCGTCTTTGCCCGGACTCCTGAGAAGGGCTGGATGATGACCGCGCCCCTCAAGACTGACGCAGATCAGCGGGAGCTACAGAATCTCATCAGAGCCTTGGTCACCGGCGCCGTGAGCCGTGTCGTCGAAGACCGCCCGGCGAACTTGACCCCCTATGGACTCGACGACCCGATTACCACCATCACCATCACGGCCGGCACCGAACGGGAGACACTTTCCATCGGAGATAGCGGACCTCTCTCCTCTACGCTGTACGTCCTTCGTGAGTCGGATCGCAAGGTCCTGCTCACCAATCTGGCCCCCAAAGACTTCGTCAACAAAACCTTGATGACGTTTCGACGCAAAGACCTCTTGCACCTCTCACAAGGCGATGTCGAACAGATCCGCCTCACCTACCCGACCACAGAAATCGCGCTCTATCAGACACAGGAGAAACCCAAGAGCAAATGGAGGCTGCGCTACCCGATTGAAGCAGAAGCGGATCAAACGGAGGTGCGGACCCTGTTGTTCAGACTCGAAGACCTCAAAGCGTTGGGCATCGTCGATCCAGGCCCCGAACGAGACGCCCTGGCCAATACACTCACCGTTCCCAAAGTCAAAGTCGCCATCCATACGGCCGATGGGGATCAAACGGTCAAGCTCTACCAACCGGACCCGGCCAGCGGCGAAGCCTTTGCGGAAACGACCCCTACTGGCCCGCTGTACCGCATCAATCCCACTGCGATCAAAGATCTGACCAAGGAGCTATTTTCGTTCCAAGACAAGCGGCTGCTCGGCATCGATTACACGGACATCGCCATGCTCTCGGTGAAGACCGCAACCGAGCACTATGTCTTGATCAATCAACAAAAAGAATGGGTCATGGAAGATCGGCCTGAACCATTGGACCAACAGGCCACCGATCTCTTTGTCAGCCGTGTCGCGAATGTGCCTGCCGAAGAACGGGTCATTAAACAAGCCGGACCATTGGCGCCCTATGGGCTCGTGGCACCGGCAGCGGAATTTATCGCCACAGGGCGAGATGGAAGAATTGCAGGAAAACTTTCCATCGGGAGCCATGCCAACGGATTGGCTTATGCGATGGGGCAACGGATCCCTGGCATCTTTCAGATTCGCGCCGACCTGCTCACGCAAGTTCCGGCAAAGAGCGACCTCTTTGCGCAAAAAACCGGGAAGACACCAGCGACACCATAGTTAGAGACGATCACGTTCTCTCCCTCAACGCGGCCACTCCTATCGGTTTTCCACACTCCATCACCCAGCACCTGATAGCACAGAAAGAGGCCACGGCCAGATCTCTTTACTCAGAAGACCTCCCTACCTGCTCATTCAAGTTTCCCTGGAGCAAGACCGATAGAGACGTGGAACATCCACGACCTACAGATACGACGATTGGCTCAGCCCGTTCGTCGTCTGACCGAGCCCGGAGGCCCTCATGGAGAAACAAGCACCTGTGCCCCCATCCCCCACCAAGACGATTCTGATCGTTGACGATGACCCGTCAATGCGCCTGATCTGCGTAAAGACCCTCCGAGCCGAGGGATTTACAGTCCTCGAAGCGGAAGGCAGCTCAGAATCCTTAAAGATCTTAGCCTCCCATACAGAGCCGATCGATTTACTCGTGACCGATCTGATGCTCCCACCGCCAGGCCTTGAGTTTGCCTCCACCAAAAATCCCTATCCGCGGGTCCATGGTCACGAAATCATCCAACGAACCCTGGCCATGAAGAAGACGCTCCGGGTAATCCTGATGTCGAGCTTGTCTGAAAAAGATCGCAAGGCCTATCGCCTCGCCACCGATCACGTCCCCTTTCTCCAAAAACCATTTTCCGTTGAAACCCTCATGCAACTGGTCCATGAGGTGCTCGCAGCAACACCGCTTTCATACGACGAGTCCGCCAGCGCGTCGATTGCCAAGCAAGACGTTAGATGGTATGGCTGACCGCTCGTTCCGCGGCACCTCAATCGTGACCCTCCCAACCCCGGATGAATCTTCACTGAGTCCTCTTGGAGCCTGGTGTCTGTGACCGCAGTCCCCGCTAGACTTTCCTCGATTCCTGCAGTATCGTAGCCCCCGTTGCCCCCGTAGCTCAGTTGGATAGAGCAAGCGTTTCCTAAACGCTAGGTCGTACGTTCAATTCGTATCGGGGGCACCAAATATACCCCGCCCGTGCCTTCTCACCATCGCCATCAGCAGTGAAACGAACCATCCTCCTGCCTCAACAGACTTCCAGCAGACCTGTTCACTTTCCCATGTTTTCTTGCCGAGTTGTGGAGGCTGAGCTAGACTTTCTCCACACTCATGCCACGCGCCAAAACATCAGAACAGTCCCGCTCTCGCTCGAAAGCTGCCACGGTTGAAGAACTCACCCGTGGCGTTGGAAAGCTCCAGGAATTCCTCTCACAGGTAGAAGACCTCGGACGAGAGGGCTTCCCCTATATGGACGCAGCCAGGGCAAGGACAGAGTTACAGTTTCGTGAATGTGTTCGCCGCACCTTTGGCGAGAAGTCCACGGAGTTTCAGGAACATCGCCAGCACAAACTTCTCATGGACAGTCCTGAGGAAACGCAACAGAGCATCGCCCTG is a window from the Nitrospirota bacterium genome containing:
- a CDS encoding DUF4340 domain-containing protein, with the translated sequence MALVLAGLGLYLYAIELPQQESHEQQETADKKVLLLDQQTLTGLTVKTDRHELVFARTPEKGWMMTAPLKTDADQRELQNLIRALVTGAVSRVVEDRPANLTPYGLDDPITTITITAGTERETLSIGDSGPLSSTLYVLRESDRKVLLTNLAPKDFVNKTLMTFRRKDLLHLSQGDVEQIRLTYPTTEIALYQTQEKPKSKWRLRYPIEAEADQTEVRTLLFRLEDLKALGIVDPGPERDALANTLTVPKVKVAIHTADGDQTVKLYQPDPASGEAFAETTPTGPLYRINPTAIKDLTKELFSFQDKRLLGIDYTDIAMLSVKTATEHYVLINQQKEWVMEDRPEPLDQQATDLFVSRVANVPAEERVIKQAGPLAPYGLVAPAAEFIATGRDGRIAGKLSIGSHANGLAYAMGQRIPGIFQIRADLLTQVPAKSDLFAQKTGKTPATP
- a CDS encoding response regulator is translated as MEKQAPVPPSPTKTILIVDDDPSMRLICVKTLRAEGFTVLEAEGSSESLKILASHTEPIDLLVTDLMLPPPGLEFASTKNPYPRVHGHEIIQRTLAMKKTLRVILMSSLSEKDRKAYRLATDHVPFLQKPFSVETLMQLVHEVLAATPLSYDESASASIAKQDVRWYG